One Serratia liquefaciens genomic window, TCAAAAACCCGTTTTTGTGGAAGATGCCAAGTTTTTACGTCAGCTGACCAAGCAACCCATCAAATGGGCCCTGCCAGGTCCGATGACGATGATCGATACGCTTTATGATAACCACTATAAGAGCCGCGAAAAACTGGCCTGGGAATTTGCCAAGATCCTCAATCAGGAAGCCAAAGAATTAGAAGCTGCGGGCGTCGATATTATCCAGTTTGATGAACCCGCCTTTAACGTTTTTTTTGATGAGGTGAATGATTGGGGGATCGCCGCCCTGGAAAGAGCCATTGAAGGGCTTAAATGTGAAACGGCGGTACATATCTGCTATGGCTATGGCATCAAGGCCAATACGGATTGGAAGAAGACGCTGGGGTCAGAGTGGAGACAATATGAAGAAGCGTTCCCCAAACTGCAAACCTCGAATATCGATATCATCTCGCTGGAATGCCATAACTCGCATGTTCCTATGGATCTGCTTGAACTGATCCGCGGTAAAAAAGTGATGGTCGGGGCCATTGACGTGGCGACCAACACCATAGAAACCTCGGAGGAAGTGGCCAATACATTGCGGAAGGCCCTTCAGTTTGTCGATGCCGACAAACTCTACCCTTCGACCAACTGCGGCATGGCACCTTTATCGCGTCGGGTAGCCACAGGCAAACTCAATGCCTTAAGCGCAGGTGCAGAGATCATCCGCAGAGAACTCTCCGCAAAGTAACTTCGCCCCATATCCTGCTTCCGGCGGATAAATGTGCGAAGTGGTAA contains:
- a CDS encoding methionine synthase, encoding MKILLPTSTAGSLPKPSWLAQPETLWSPWKLQNEELIEGKQDALRLSLEDQLRAGIDIVSDGEQTRQHFVTTFIEHLSGVDFEKREVVKIRNRYDASVPTVVGAVARQKPVFVEDAKFLRQLTKQPIKWALPGPMTMIDTLYDNHYKSREKLAWEFAKILNQEAKELEAAGVDIIQFDEPAFNVFFDEVNDWGIAALERAIEGLKCETAVHICYGYGIKANTDWKKTLGSEWRQYEEAFPKLQTSNIDIISLECHNSHVPMDLLELIRGKKVMVGAIDVATNTIETSEEVANTLRKALQFVDADKLYPSTNCGMAPLSRRVATGKLNALSAGAEIIRRELSAK